One region of Xyrauchen texanus isolate HMW12.3.18 chromosome 11, RBS_HiC_50CHRs, whole genome shotgun sequence genomic DNA includes:
- the LOC127651858 gene encoding phosphatidylcholine:ceramide cholinephosphotransferase 2-like: protein MASPDHQETKDPTDTARTDRPLTIATSCPVHSHNSEDKKQNGLRKGLVRHRDYVKISVPEGKGNRLPSEWWKTFIALFYAILNLVLTTVTITVVHERVPPKESSPPLPDKFFDYIDRVQWAFIVTEVNGMVLVSIWSIQLLFHRYKAIVGRRYFFLLGTLYMYRCITMYITTLPVPGMHMVCAPKLYGDSQAMLQRVLQLISGGGLSITGSHLLCGDFLYSGHTVMLTLTYLFIKEYSPRSFWCYHLLCWLMAAVSVVCILVAHEHYSVDVVVAYFITTRLFYWYHTMANLQTLKCSPNNYLTHTWWNPVFNFFERNVQTQVPCSFCWPITCPLACLKNPCKNYSMVQSGREE from the exons ATGGCGTCTCCGGACCACCAAGAAACTAAGGACCCCACAGACACCGCCAGAACAGATAGACCTCTGACCATTGCTACATCTTGCCCTGTCCACAGCCACAATTCTGAGGACAAAAAGCAGAACGGATTGAGGAAGGGCCTGGTGAGACATCGGGACTACGTCAAAATCTCTGTGCCGGAAGGGAAAGGCAACAGATTGCCATCAGAATGGTGGAAGACATTCATCGCTTTGTTTTATGCCATTTTAAACCTGGTTCTGACCACAGTTACGATCACAGTGGTCCATGAGAGAGTGCCTCCCAAGGAGAGCAGCCCACCTCTGCCAGATAAGTTCTTTGATTATATAGACCGCGTGCAGTGGGCATTTATAGTGACTGAGGTCAATGGGATGGTTCTGGTGTCCATCTGGTCCATTCAGTTGCTCTTTCACAGATACAA GGCTATTGTGGGAAGACGCTATTTCTTTCTGCTGGGCACATTGTACATGTATAGATGCATCACCATGTACATCACCACTCTACCTGTGCCTGGCATGCACATGGTCTGTGCCCCGAAG CTCTATGGAGATTCCCAGGCAATGCTGCAACGTGTTCTGCAGTTGATCTCTGGTGGTGGTTTATCAATAACTGGCTCTCATCTGCTGTGTGGAGACTTCCTGTACAGTGGACACACTGTCATGCTCACGCTCACATACCTCTTCATCAAGGAGT ATTCTCCTCGTTCTTTCTGGTGTTATCACCTGCTGTGTTGGTTAATGGCTGCTGTGAGTGTAGTGTGCATCTTGGTGGCCCATGAGCACTACAGCGTGGATGTGGTGGTGGCCTATTTTATCACCACCCGACTGTTCTACTGGTATCACACTATGGCCAACTTGCAG ACTTTAAAGTGTTCTCCGAACAACTACCTCACTCACACCTGGTGGAATCCTGTGTTTAACTTCTTTGAGAGGAACGTTCAGACCCAAGTGCCCTGTTCTTTCTGCTGGCCAATCACATGCCCCCTTGCCTGCCTGAAGAACCCCTGTAAGAATTATTCCATGGTGCAGAGTGGCCGGGAAGAGTGA
- the LOC127652194 gene encoding cytochrome P450 2U1: MDAVLRQLWQEIHLTNVFSAANLLALTVFVLVFYVLQRRQSNKRYANIPPGPKPWPVVGNFGGFLVPSFILRRFRHNSEESRKRDSNPLSPQTGLTEMAKLYGNILSIFVGPQLIVVLTGYDAVRDALSNHADAFSDRPEIPLVTIITKRKGIVFAPYGPLWRTNRKFCHSTLRSFGFGKLSLEPCIHEGLTMIKTELQSLTKKAGASGVNLTPLISNAVSNVISLMSLGQRFHHQDQEFQTMLDLMAHGLEISVSSSILLINIFPWLYYLPYGVFKELRRVELDITAFLKKIIARHRATLDPENPRDLIDMYLVEMLAQQAAGTSSEKSMFSEDDLFYIIGDLFIAGTDTTTNSVLWSILYMCLYTDVQEKVQQEIDGVVGSGRVPSLTDKGSLPYTEATIMEVQRMTVVVPLSIPHMASETTEFRGYTIPKGTVIIPNLWSVHRDPTVWEKPDDFNPTRFLDEQGKLLRKDCFIPFGIGRRVCMGEQLAKMELFVMFSSLMQAFTFRLPEGTPPPSMNGRFGLTLAPCPFTVCATAR; encoded by the exons ATGGACGCTGTACTGCGTCAGCTGTGGCAGGAGATACATCTAACAAATGTGTTTTCTGCTGCAAACCTCTTGGCCCTGACTGTGTTTGTGCTTGTTTTCTATGTGCTGCAACGGCGTCAAAGCAATAAAAGATACGCGAACATTCCTCCGGGTCCAAAACCATGGCCCGTCGTGGGCAACTTCGGCGGCTTCCTCGTGCCTTCGTTTATTTTAAGACGATTCAGACATAATTCAGAAGAGTCCAGGAAAAGGGACTCAAACCCACTGTCGCCTCAAACCGGACTAACGGAGATGGCCAAACTGTATGGGAACATCTTAAGTATCTTTGTTGGACCTCAGCTCATCGTGGTGCTGACGGGATATGACGCTGTTCGGGACGCTCTGTCAAACCACGCGGATGCCTTTTCAGACAGACCAGAAATACCCCTTGTAACTATTATAACGAAGAGGAAAG GGATTGTGTTTGCACCTTATGGTCCCCTGTGGCGGACAAACCGTAAGTTCTGTCACAGCACTCTCCGCAGCTTTGGCTTCGGCAAACTGAGTCTGGAGCCATGTATACATGAAGGCCTGACCATGATTAAAACAGAGCTGCAGAGTCTAACTAAGAAAGCAGGGGCTTCTGGTGTCAATCTCACCCCTCTAATCAGCAATGCAGTCTCCAACGTCATCTCCTTAATGAGTCTGGGGCAGCGTTTCCATCACCAGGACCAGGAGTTTCAAACCATGTTGGATCTCATGGCTCATGGATTGGAGATTAGTGTCAGCAGCTCCATTTTGCTGATCAACATCTTTCCCTGGCTCTACTACCTACCCTACGGTGTTTTCAAGGAGCTGCGGCGCGTGGAGCTTGATATCACAGCGTTCTTGAAGAAAATAATTGCGAGGCACAGGGCCACACTGGATCCAGAGAATCCCAGAGATTTAATAGATATGTATCTGGTGGAGATGCTGGCCCAACAAGCGGCAGGTACAAGCTCAGAAAAGAGCATGTTTTCTGAGGACGATCTCTTCTACATCATTGGAGACCTCTTCATTGCGGGCACCGATACCACCACTAATAGCGTGCTATGGAGTATACTCTATATGTGCTTGTATACTGATGTGCAAG AAAAAGTTCAACAGGAGATCGATGGAGTGGTGGGGTCTGGGAGAGTCCCGTCTCTAACAGACAAAGGCAGTTTGCCATACACAGAAGCTACTATCATGGAAGTACAGAGAATGACTGTTGTGGTACCGCTGTCAATACCCCACATGGCTTCTGAAACCACAG AGTTCAGAGGTTACACTATTCCTAAAGGCACCGTTATCATCCCAAACCTCTGGTCTGTACACAGAGATCCCACTGTGTGGGAAAAACCTGATGATTTTAATCCAACACGATTCCTGGATGAACAGGGAAAGCTGCTCAGGAAAGATTGCTTTATTCCATTTGGCATAG GTCGGAGGGTGTGTATGGGAGAACAGCTGGCAAAGATGGAGCTGTTTGTGATGTTTAGCAGTTTGATGCAGGCCTTCACTTTCAGGCTCCCGGAGGGGACACCTCCTCCATCCATGAACGGACGGTTCGGTCTGACTCTGGCTCCATGCCCATTTACTGTTTGTGCGACAGCACGCTGA